A genomic stretch from Chitinophaga agri includes:
- a CDS encoding MBL fold metallo-hydrolase yields MKKQQALVKIKACAEHEWFYVAPGVWGLRDRIVNVYFIHDPSTNHWILVDTGMRGAAARIKRVARELFWPQATPAAIVLTHGHFDHIGAVMQLADEWDVPVYAHYLEAPYLTGRSSYPPPDPTAGGGLFTWLSFLFPKGPIDLGGRLLLLPEQGNIPGLDEWKYIHTPGHAPGHVSLYREQDGVLIAGDAFVTTRQESLTSVWRQERRLSGPPRYFTYDWALAERSVQSLAALQPSIVATGHGHPMEGEALAALQDLANNFQEEAVPRHGRYTGDPAVAGISGVEYVPATNSKKTILKAVAVVALLGIGALLASEVKKRYS; encoded by the coding sequence ATGAAAAAGCAACAAGCACTGGTTAAAATCAAGGCATGCGCCGAACATGAGTGGTTTTATGTAGCACCGGGTGTATGGGGACTGCGCGACAGGATCGTAAACGTCTATTTCATACATGACCCCTCTACCAACCACTGGATACTGGTAGATACCGGTATGCGCGGCGCTGCTGCAAGGATCAAAAGAGTCGCAAGAGAATTGTTCTGGCCACAGGCCACCCCAGCCGCTATAGTATTGACACATGGTCATTTTGATCATATTGGCGCGGTAATGCAACTGGCTGATGAATGGGATGTACCCGTGTACGCCCATTATCTGGAAGCTCCCTATCTGACAGGACGTTCTTCCTATCCGCCTCCTGACCCGACAGCAGGCGGCGGATTATTTACCTGGCTTTCCTTTTTGTTTCCCAAAGGCCCCATTGATCTCGGCGGACGGTTACTTTTATTACCCGAACAGGGGAATATCCCCGGACTGGATGAATGGAAGTATATTCATACGCCCGGACATGCACCCGGTCATGTAAGTCTGTACAGGGAACAGGATGGTGTGCTCATCGCAGGAGATGCTTTTGTTACCACCCGTCAGGAGTCATTGACGTCAGTATGGAGGCAGGAACGCAGATTGAGTGGTCCTCCCCGTTATTTTACATATGACTGGGCACTGGCCGAAAGATCTGTTCAGTCCCTGGCCGCCTTACAACCGTCCATTGTAGCTACCGGTCACGGTCATCCGATGGAAGGGGAAGCCCTGGCCGCCCTCCAGGACCTGGCTAATAACTTCCAGGAGGAAGCCGTCCCACGCCATGGCCGCTATACCGGCGATCCGGCCGTAGCTGGTATTAGTGGGGTAGAGTATGTGCCGGCTACCAATAGTAAAAAGACTATATTAAAGGCAGTCGCCGTAGTAGCCCTGCTCGGTATAGGTGCACTGCTCGCCAGCGAAGTAAAGAAGCGATATAGTTAA
- a CDS encoding DUF3347 domain-containing protein, with protein MKSPIIATTILLATFSAQAANPALSKLLSIYFDVKNALVNSDAATANTRAAEFVKAVSTIDMPSLSAEERAAFMPLQDKLISDANAIAGTTDVKVQREKFKSLSDHIFTLAKAVKLSDAPVYQQYCPMQKSYWLSNEAAVKNPYYGKQMLTCGKVTETLK; from the coding sequence ATGAAAAGTCCTATCATAGCTACTACCATATTACTTGCTACTTTCTCCGCGCAAGCGGCTAATCCGGCTTTGTCTAAATTGCTGTCCATTTATTTCGATGTAAAGAATGCACTGGTGAACAGTGATGCCGCTACAGCAAATACCAGGGCCGCCGAATTTGTAAAGGCGGTCAGCACGATCGATATGCCCTCGCTGTCCGCCGAAGAACGTGCTGCATTTATGCCTTTGCAGGATAAGCTGATTTCAGATGCCAATGCGATTGCCGGTACCACAGACGTGAAAGTGCAACGTGAAAAATTCAAATCTCTCTCCGATCACATCTTCACGCTCGCTAAAGCGGTTAAATTATCAGATGCACCGGTATACCAGCAATACTGCCCCATGCAGAAAAGCTACTGGCTCAGTAATGAAGCCGCAGTTAAAAATCCTTATTATGGTAAGCAAATGCTTACCTGTGGAAAAGTGACAGAAACGTTGAAATAA
- a CDS encoding multicopper oxidase family protein: MKRLLFTVMILLSYAAAFSQAPRTVRYDLYVSDSMIHRDGKMLHAMVINGGIPAPVLTFTEGDTAEIYVHNKMNMETSIHWHGLILPNRYDGVSYLTTAPVKAGETHLYKFPLVQNGTYWYHSHTMFQEQSGMYGAFIIRKRKAAPEKEHTLLLSDWTNERPHQVDRSLHTATDWYAVRKNSVQSYAEAIKAGHFSTKVTNEWKRMLAMDVSDVYYDQLLANGKPVDVQPQFKAGDKVRLRVVNGSSSTYFWLTYAGGKITVVANDGMDVVPVTVDRLIVGVAETYDVLVDVPSDSSYQFLATSEDRTRSTSVFLGDGPQKKAAPLPRLKYFEGMKMMNGMMKMNGQMDAMDMEMSLQQMDMNAVMYEEDPGVTLNYAMLRSPVETTLPPGPVKELHFNLTGNMNRYVWTINNKTVSESDKILIKKGENVRIILYNGTMMRHPMHLHGHFFRVLNENGAYSPLKNTLDIMPMETDTIEFAATESGDWFFHCHILYHMMSGMGRIFSYENSPANPEIPDPQKAIRKIYADDRKIHTAARIGLESNSSDGELTFANTRYRLQTEWRVGYNAADGYETESHFGRYFGQTQWLFPYVGWDFRYRRMDGPEKNVFGQVSTKNRRSVLHAGIEYTLPMLVIADASVDTDGRVRVQLSREDVPLTRRLRFNFMANTDKEYMAGFRYILTKYIAISAHYDSDLGVGAGFTITY; encoded by the coding sequence ATGAAACGTTTACTGTTTACAGTAATGATCTTACTGTCGTATGCGGCTGCTTTCTCCCAGGCCCCCCGTACGGTGCGTTACGACCTGTATGTCAGTGATTCCATGATCCACCGTGATGGAAAGATGCTGCATGCAATGGTCATCAACGGCGGCATTCCCGCGCCTGTACTCACCTTTACAGAAGGTGATACTGCCGAGATCTATGTGCATAACAAGATGAATATGGAGACGTCCATTCACTGGCATGGACTTATTTTACCTAACCGGTATGATGGGGTGTCCTATCTGACTACAGCTCCTGTCAAAGCCGGAGAAACACATCTGTATAAATTTCCGCTTGTGCAGAATGGTACCTATTGGTACCATTCTCATACCATGTTCCAGGAACAGAGCGGCATGTATGGCGCTTTTATTATCAGAAAAAGAAAGGCGGCTCCGGAAAAAGAACATACGTTGCTGCTCAGCGACTGGACGAATGAGCGCCCCCACCAGGTGGACAGATCATTGCATACAGCCACTGACTGGTACGCGGTCAGAAAGAATAGCGTACAGAGTTATGCAGAAGCGATTAAAGCAGGACATTTCTCCACCAAGGTGACCAACGAATGGAAACGTATGCTGGCAATGGATGTCAGCGATGTATACTATGATCAGCTGCTGGCTAATGGTAAACCGGTGGACGTGCAGCCACAATTTAAGGCAGGTGATAAAGTCAGACTGCGTGTTGTCAATGGTAGCTCTTCTACTTATTTCTGGCTTACCTATGCCGGTGGAAAGATCACAGTCGTAGCCAATGATGGTATGGACGTAGTGCCTGTAACAGTGGATCGCCTCATTGTTGGTGTAGCGGAAACATATGATGTGCTGGTGGATGTTCCCTCCGACAGTAGTTATCAGTTCCTGGCCACGTCAGAAGACCGTACCCGCAGTACATCCGTGTTCTTAGGTGATGGTCCGCAGAAAAAGGCAGCTCCGCTACCGCGTCTTAAATACTTTGAAGGTATGAAGATGATGAATGGTATGATGAAGATGAATGGTCAGATGGATGCTATGGATATGGAAATGAGTTTACAGCAGATGGATATGAATGCCGTCATGTATGAAGAAGATCCCGGTGTGACCCTGAACTATGCGATGTTAAGATCACCCGTGGAAACAACCTTGCCCCCCGGACCGGTTAAGGAACTGCATTTTAATCTGACAGGTAATATGAACCGGTACGTCTGGACCATCAACAACAAAACAGTCTCTGAGTCAGATAAGATCCTGATTAAAAAAGGAGAGAATGTGCGTATCATTCTATACAATGGTACCATGATGCGCCACCCGATGCACCTGCATGGTCATTTCTTTCGTGTGCTGAATGAGAACGGCGCGTATTCACCGTTGAAGAACACGCTGGATATAATGCCGATGGAGACAGATACCATCGAGTTTGCGGCAACAGAAAGCGGTGACTGGTTTTTTCATTGTCACATACTCTATCATATGATGAGTGGTATGGGACGCATTTTCAGTTATGAAAATTCTCCTGCTAATCCCGAAATTCCTGATCCGCAGAAAGCTATTCGTAAGATCTATGCGGATGACCGTAAGATACATACAGCCGCAAGGATAGGTCTGGAAAGTAACAGCAGTGACGGTGAACTCACCTTTGCCAATACCCGTTACCGGTTACAAACAGAATGGCGTGTAGGCTATAATGCTGCAGATGGATATGAAACGGAAAGTCACTTCGGCCGTTATTTCGGACAGACGCAATGGCTGTTCCCTTATGTCGGATGGGATTTTCGTTACCGGCGTATGGATGGACCGGAGAAGAATGTATTTGGTCAGGTGAGTACGAAGAATCGTCGTAGCGTATTACACGCAGGCATCGAGTATACCTTACCAATGCTTGTAATCGCAGATGCTTCTGTTGATACGGATGGAAGGGTGCGCGTGCAGTTAAGCAGGGAAGATGTACCGCTGACAAGAAGACTGCGTTTTAATTTTATGGCTAATACAGACAAAGAATATATGGCCGGCTTCAGATATATTCTCACAAAATATATTGCTATTTCTGCACATTACGACAGCGACCTGGGTGTGGGAGCGGGTTTCACGATCACTTACTGA